From Caloenas nicobarica isolate bCalNic1 unplaced genomic scaffold, bCalNic1.hap1 Scaffold_1617, whole genome shotgun sequence, one genomic window encodes:
- the RAD23A gene encoding UV excision repair protein RAD23 homolog A codes for MAVTVTLKTLQQQTFKIRMEPHETVRALKEKIEAAKGRDAFPVAGQKLIYAGKILSDDVPIREYRIDEKNFVVVMVTKAKAPPGPAAPEAAAPAEPPPAPGPPPAADTVPPPPAAPSEEPPAPDAPTAPAEPPPGSVPPPGSAGRSADAASTLVTGSEYETMLTEIMSMGYERERVVAALRASFNNPHRAVEYLLTGIPGSPEPERPPVQESRPPEQPVPEGENPLEFLREQPQFQNMRQVIQQNPALLPALLQQLGQENPQLLQQISQHQEQFIQMLNEPLGELGELEGEVGAIGDESPQMNYIQVTPQEKEAIERLKALGFPESLVIQAYFACEKNENLAANFLLSQNFDDD; via the exons aTGGCCGTGACCGTCACGCTGAAGACGCTGCAGCAGCAAACGTTCAAAATCCGGATGGAGCCGCATGAGACG gtgCGGGCGCTCAAGGAGAAGATCGAGGCCGCCAAGGGCCGCGACGCGTTTCCCGTGGCCGGGCAGAAACTCATCTACGCCGGGAAGATCCTGAGCGACGACGTCCCGATCCGCGAGTACCGGATCGACGAGAAGAACTTCGTGGTCGTCATGGTCACCAAG GCCAaggcccccccgggccccgcagcccccgaggccgcagcccccgccgagccccccccggccccggggcccCCCCCGGCTGCCGACAccgtcccccccccgccggccgcccccagcgaggagcccccggcccccgaCGCCCCCACGGCCCCCGCGGAGCCCCCGCCCGG CTCCGTCCCCcccccgggcagcgccgggcgctCGGCTGACGCCGCCTCCACCCTCG TGACGGGCTCCGAATACGAGACCATGTTGACCGAGATCATGTCCATGGGCTACGAGCGCGAGCGGGTGGTGGCGGCGCTGAGGGCGAGTTTCAACAACCCCCACCGGGCCGTGGAGTATCTGCTGACG GGCATCCCCGGCAGCCCTGAGCCCGAGCGCCCCCCGGTGCAGGAGAGTCGCCCCCCAGAGCAGCCCGTGCCTGAAG GGGAGAACCCGCTGGAGTTCCTGCGGGAGCAGCCGCAGTTCCAGAACATGCGGCAGGTGATTCAGCAGAACCCGGCGCTGCTGCCGGCGCTGCTGCAACAGCTGGGCCAGGAGAACCCGCAGCTGCTGCAG cAAATCAGCCAGCACCAGGAGCAGTTCATCCAGATGCTGAACGAGCCGCTGGGTGAGCTGGGCGAGCTGGAGGGGGAGGTGGGCGCCATTGGGGACGAGTCCCCCCAGATGAACTACATCCAGGTGACGCCGCAGGAAAAAGAAGCCATAGAGAGG CTCAAGGCGCTGGGCTTCCCCGAGAGCCTGGTCATCCAGGCCTATTTCGCCTGCGAGAAGAACGAGAACCTGGCGGCCAATTTCCTGCTCAGCCAGAACTTCGACGACGACTGA
- the GADD45GIP1 gene encoding large ribosomal subunit protein mL64 translates to MAAALRRALAAALGPARPIAAPARRYRAPPLPLRPRPAPADPARRFGRLGEAAGVPAGSLWPGPERLREAEAEEREWDPPLRDRQAALERREREEAREREERAQRVAAAVAAMPSRVRAWREERAAARERARAEAERRRRLLEGAGLALAPPRPGAPPRGPAQALLAELERRERREQKRRRRRERDEAARSALAAAEAAAAERPPPGPPPGGS, encoded by the exons ATGGCGGCGGCCCTCCGGCGGGCgctggcggcggcgctgggcccggcccggccgatcgcggccccggcccggcgctaccgggcgccgccgctgccgctgcgcccccgcccggcccccgcggACCCGGCGCGGCGGTTCGGGCGGCTCGGGGAGGCCGCGGGGGTCCCGGCCGGGTCGCTCTGGCCCGGCCCCGAGCGGCTGCGCGAGGCGGAGGCGGAGGAGCGCGAGTGGGACCCGCCGCTGCGGGACCGGCAGGCGGCGCTGGAGCGGCGGGAGCGCGAGGAGGCGCGAGAGCGCGAGGAGAG GGCGCAGCGCGTGGCCGCGGCCGTGGCCGCGATGCCGTCGCGGGTCCGCGCGTGGCGGGAGGAGCGCGCGGCGGCGCGGGAGCGCGCGCGGGCGGaggcggagcggcggcggcggctgctggagggggcggggctggcgctggccccgccccgccccggggcgcCCCCGCGCGGCCCCGCGCAGGCGCTGCTGGCGGAGCtggagcggcgggagcggcgggagcagaagcggcggcggcggcgggagcgggacgAGGCGGCCCGGAGCGCGTTGGCCGCCGCCGAGGCCGCTGCCGCCGAGCGGCcccccccggggcccccccCCGGGGGCTCCTGA